Part of the Nakamurella alba genome is shown below.
CGGCACCGGCGACAACATGGCCGCCGCACTGGGCCTGGCCATCGCCGACGGCGACGTGGTGGTGTCCATCGGCACCTCCGGCACCGCGTTCTGCGTTGCCGACGCCCCGACGGCCGAGCCGACCGGTTCGGTGTCCGGCTTCTGCGACGCCACCGGGCGTTACCTGCCGCTGGTGTGCACGGTCAACGCCTCCCGGGTGCTGGCCGTGGTGGGCACCCTGCTCGGGGTGGACCACGACGAGTTCGCCCGGTTGGCGCTGGCCGGCGAGCCGGGTGCCGGCGGGCTCACGCTGCTGCCGTACCTGGACGGCGAGCGCACGCCGAACCGGCCGGACGCGACCGGTGTGCTGCGCGGCCTCACCTCCGGGGTGACCCGGGAGAACTTCGCCCGCGCCGCGGTCGAGTCGCTGCTCTGCTCGCTGGCCGATGCGGTGGACGCGCTGGACGTGAAGCCGAACCGGGTGCTGATGATCGGTGGTGGGTCCCGGAACGCCGCGGTGCAGCAGCTGGCGCCGTCGGTCTTCGGCCAGCAGGTGCAGGTGCTGGAGCCGGGCGAGTACGTCGCGCTGGGCGCCGCCCGGCAGGCCGCTTGGGCGCTCTCCGGTGCCGCCACCCCGCCGCTCTGGGCGCCCGCGCCGAGCGTTGCCTTCGAGGGCGAGCCGCAGCCACGTGTCCGCGAGCAGTACGACGCCCTGCGGGACGCCACCGTCGGCTGGTAGGTCGCACCAGGGCCGCGGGTCAGGTCTTCGCCGGGCGACCCGCTCCCGCCCGGAGTCCGGGCATGATCAGGCTCCGGCCGCGAGCGGAACCCCGCGGCCCGATCGTCGAGTGCGGCTGCCGGGTCCCGGCGGGCGACGCGCTTCCCGCATCCGACCGGCCCGGGGCCGACACGACCCTCGGGCTCGCGGGAAATCGGCGGTCCCGGTTGGCCGAGCGCTCGTGGTCGGGCCGCATCCGTGACATCTGTCCGTTCAGGCGGCGCGGGGGAACTCCGCCTTTCCGGTGGCCGGTCGGTCGTGCTCCGGTCGCGCCGGGACGTAGTCACCGGCCAGCAGTGGCGAGGAGATGATCATGTCGGCGGTGGCCAGGTTGCTCGCCACCGGCACGTTCCAGACGGCGGCCAGGCGTAGCAGTGCCTTCACGTCGGGGTCGTGCGGCTGCGGCTCCAGCGGGTCCCAGAAGAAGACCAGCAGGTCGATCAGCCCCTCGGCGATCTTCGCGCCGATCTGCTGATCACCGCCCAGCGGTCCGGACAGGAACCGGTGGACCGGCAGGCCGAGCTCGTACTCCAGCATGGTGCCGGTGGTACCGGTGGCGAACAGTTCGTGCTCGCGCAGCGTGCCGAGGTTGAACTCGGCCCAGGTGAGCAGTTCGACCTTCTTGTTGTCGTGGGCGACCAGTGCGATGCGTCGTGGTGCGTGTGTCATGCAGGAGGGACGGGTCACCGGCGGCGTGGGTTGGGCCGGCGAGAGAGTGCTCACTCCGGGAACCCGCACAGCGCTAGCTCACATCGCTGCAGCTCGCAGCGGTACAACCGATCGGCAGCGTGCTGAGCCGCGCCCGGCGGCACGGTGTCGGCCCCCTGCCGGCGCCGACTTCCGTTCGTCGATCAACAGGGCAGCGGCGCCGGGTGCGGCGGCGCGGTTCAGCGCGGCGTGCTGCGCCAGGCGGGCAGCAGGGTGGCCGCGACCAGCGCGGCGCAGCCGGCCAGCACCGGCCCGAGCCCCGCCCCGGCGGCCACCGCCCCGATCAGCAGGGCGCCGACCGCGGTGCCGGCATCGAAGGTGGCGTTCCACAGCGCGCTGGCGGTGGCCCGCCGGTCGGGGCCGGCCAGCACGAAACTGACCAGCAGCGAGAGGTTCTGCACCGCGCCGTAGCCGACGCCGAGGATGGCGGCGCCGACCAGCACCATGACCGTCCTTGTGGGGCCGGGATCGAGCAGCAGCCCGCCGGACATCAGCAACAGCGCCACCACCGCGAACACCAGACCGCCGACGAGCAGCGGCCGGGAGCCCGTGCGGTCGGCGAGCACCCCGGACCGCCAGCGGGCGACCGCCGAGGTGAGCCCGAACAGCAGCAGCGCCACCGTGGCCAACGATCCGGACGGCAGCTGCACCGGCAGGATCGCCAGCAGGCCGCCGCCGATCATGGTGATCACCAGCAGTACCAGGGTGATGCCGGTCAGCGCGCCGACGGGGACGCGGGCCCGTCCGGCCCCGGGATCCCGCGGGTCCGTGGTGACCGGGGCCGGTGCCGGGAAACTGCGGATCAGCGGCAGGGCCAGCAACGGCAGCGCGCCGATCCAGGCGACCACGGCGAAGTGCCCGGCGGTGGTCAGCGCCACGGACAGCGGGATCGCGATCAGGTTGGGAATCGCGATCGCGAGGCCGTAGATGCCGATCGCCTCACCGTGCCGCCCCGGTGGCGCTATCTGGGTGGCGACGATCGGCATCAGCACGGTGACCACCGCGAAGCCCAGACCGCGGATCGCCGAGACCACGAGCAACCACCACAGGTCCCGGTCCAGCAGCAGCAGCGGGGTGGGCGCTCCGAGGGCGATCAGGCCGGCGGCCAGCACCACCGGTTGGCCGAACCGCCGGACCATCGCCGGCACGAACAGCTGGGTGGCCACCGTCGCGGCGAGCATCACCGTGGTGGCCAGGCCGGCCAGCCCCTCCGGCACCCCGCCGTCGACCGCCCAGAGCGGGATCGAGGACAGCGTGACGAAGAAGCCGCCGAACGAGAGCAGCGCGAGCACGATCTGCCGGCGCAGGGCGGGCAGGTGCCAGAGGGAGGACGAACCGGGTTGTTCGGACCGTGTGGTCGGGGGCATGGCAGGGGCCTTCATGACAGCCGCCGGAGGCGGCATGGTCCCCGAAAGGCCCGGCCGGGGGTGTCGTCCGCTGCACGGGGTAACGAGGAGGTCCCCGGAGGGATGGGTGCAGCCTACCGGTGCAACTCGCTTGTCCGCCCGACCGCCCCTGGTTGCCGCCTCCACCGTCGCGAGTCGCCGGTGCAATCGGCGCGAGTCGCCGGTGCACTCGGCGCGCAGCCGATGGTGCTGTCGTCGGTGGTGCGGCCTGTGGTGCGGCCGGTGCAGTCGTCGGTGGAGCGGCCGGTGTCGGTGTCCGTCGGTGTCCGTCAGTCACCGGTGCGGGGGACCGCTACCGGGAGCGGGTGAACTCCCAGGCATCGGCGACCATGCGGCGCAGGTCGTGCTCGGGTTCCCAGCCCAGCCGCGCCTTGGCCCGGTCGGCCGAGGCCACGAGCCGGGCGGGATCGCCGGCCCGGCGCGGGGCCGCCGCCACCGGCAGCGGCAGCCCGGTCACGTCCTCGACGCAGGAGACCACCTCGCGCACCGAGAACCCGTTGCCGTTGCCGAGGTTGCAGATCAGGTGCTCGCCGGGATCGGCGGCGGTGAGCGCCAGCACGTGCGCCCTCGCCAGGTCGGCGACGTGCACGTAGTCGCGGACCGCGGTGCCGTCCGGGGTGGGCCAGTCGTCGCCGTAGATGTCGAGCTTGTCCCGGCGGCCGTCGGCGGCGTCCAGCGCGATCGGGATCAGGTGGGTCTCGGTGGTGTGCCGCTCGCCGGCGCCCCAGGCCGCGCCGGCCACGTTGAAGTACCGGAGCGACACCGCGGCCAGCGGTGTGGCCGCGCACTCGTTCGAGATCATCATGTCCACGGCCAGTTTCGTGGCGCCGTAGGTGTTGGTCGGCCGGGTCGGGGTGTCCTCGGTGATCGGCACGACGTCGGGTTCGCCGTAGGTGGCGGCGGTCGAGGAGAACACCAGCCGCGGCACCTCGTGCTCGGTGATGGCGTCCAGCAGCGCCCGGCTGCCGATGACGTTGGTGTGCCAGTAGAGCGACGGCCGCACCACCGACTCGCCGACCAAGGACTTCGCCGCGAAGTGCAGCACCGCGTCGAAACCGTTGCCGCGCAACACGTCCCCGGCGGTGGAGATGTCGCCGACCACCAGTTCCACCCCGTCGGGCACCGAGTCGGAGTGACCGGTCGACAGGTCGTCCAGGATCGTCACCGCGTGGCCCTCGGCCAGCAGCAGCCGTACCACCACGGATCCGATGTAACCGGCTCCGCCGACCACCAGGGTCTTCATGCTCGTCGTCCTTCGTCGTGTTCGGCCGGGGGATCCGGCGTGGGCAGCAGGATGACCTCGCCGACCTGGTCGGCGAGGACCTCGGCCGCGTGCGGCTCGAGATGGTCGTCGGTGATGAAGGTGGAGATCGACCGCAGCGGCACGATCTGGGCGAGACCCACCACGCCCCACTTGGTGTGGTCGGCGACCACCACCAGCCGGCGGGCCGATTCGACCAGCGCACGGTTGGTCTCCGCCTCCATCAGGTTCGGCGTGGTGAGCCCGGCGTGCTCGTCGACGCCGTGCACACCCATGATCACCATGTCCACCCGGAGCGACCGGATCGCCTGCACCGCAACGGGTCCGATCAACCCGTCGGACGGGGTGCGGAGCCCGCCGGTGAGCACCACCGTCAGGTCCGGCCGCTCGTGGTGGTGCAGCACCTCGGCCACCTTGAGCGAGTTGGTGACGACGGTGAGGTCCGGCACCTCGGCCAGGTGCCGGGCCAGGGTCCAGGTGGTGGTGCCGGCGGTGATCGCGATCGCCATGCCCGGGCGGACCAGCGTCGCGGCGTGCGCCGCGATCGCCTCCTTCTCCTCCAGTTCGCGGACGCTCTTGGTCTCGAAGTCCGGCTCCACCGCGGTGACCGTCTCCACCGCGGTGGCGCCGCCGTGCACCTTGGCGAGCAGTCCCTTGCGATCCAGCGCATCCAGGTCCCGCCGCACCGTCATGTCCGAGACACCCAGCAGCACGGTCAGATCCGAGACCCGGACACCGCCGGTGCGACGCACCTCGTCGAGGATGCGGGCCTGCCGGACCTGGGCGAGCACGGTGCCTCCTCCTGGTCGCCGCCTGCTGGGACCGGGTCAACCTAACAAACAGAACCGCACATCCGACTGTGAGGCTGTGTGTGATCCCTGTGGCTCCCCGACCGCCCGGATCAGCGGGTGGTGCCGTCGATCGGCACCGACTCGATGCCCTTGCCGTTCCCGCTCCCGCTCCCGGCGGCCGCTGTCGAGCCGGCCGCGGTGGTCCCGTTCCCGGCCTTCGCGGTCGCCCGGTCGGTGACGGCCTTGAGCAGCGCGGTCAGGTCGGTCCCGGTGAGGTCGTTGGTCAGTGCGATGCCCTGGGCGACGGTGCCGGCCACCGACCGGGTCAGCGACTGCGCACCGTCGGCGCTGATCACGGTCATCTTGTCGACCGCGGCCAGCGGCTTGCCGGCTGCCTCGACGATCTCCGGGAGCACCTTGACCAGCAGGTCCAGCACGGCGGCCTCGCCGTAGGTGGAGAACGCCTGCGCCCGCAGGTCCATCGCCCCGGCCTCGGCCTGGCCGCGTGCGGTAATCGCGGACGCCTCCGCGGCGCCCTCGCTCTCCACGGCCTCGGCGATCGCCTGCCGCCGGAGCCGCTCGGCCTCGCCCTTCTTCGCGCCCTCGATCGCCTCGGCCTCGGCCAGCGCCGACCGCCGGGACCGCTCGCCCTCACCGGTCAGCTTCGCCTGCTCGGCGGCGGCCTGTGCGGCCGCGATGGTGGCCTGCCGGTCGGCGTCCGCCTTCGCGATGGTGGCCCGCTGGTTCGCCTCGGCCTGGGCGATGGTGGCCGTCTTGCGGCCCTCCGCCTCCTGCTCGATCCGGTACCGCTCGGCGTCCGCCGGCTTGCGCACCTGGGTGTCCAGCTGCCGCTCGGTCAGTGCCGCGGTGCGCTCGGCGACCTTCTCCTGCTCGGTGAGCACCCGCTGGTCCTGCGCCGCCTTGGCCAGCGGACCGGCCGCGTCCGACTCGGCCTTCGCCGCGTCGATCTCGGCCGAGATCTGTGCCTGCTTCAGGGCCAGCTGGCGGTTCGCCACCGCGATGGCCTCCTCGGCGAGCAGCCGCTCCTGCTCGGCGGCCTGGCGGGCCCGGGCCTCGGCGATCGCCGCTTCCTTGACCACCCGCGCGGCTTCCGGCCGTCCGAGATCCGCGAGATAGGTTCCCTCGGCCTGGATGTCCTGCAGCTGGAAGGTGTCCAGCACCAGACCCTGGCCGGTGAGCGACGTCTCGGCCTCCTCGGCGACCGCCGAGGCGAAAGCCGCCCGGTCCCGGATGATCTCCTCGATGGTCAGCCGGCCGACGATCGACCGCAGCGCACCGGCCAGTACCTCGGAGGTGAACACGTCGATGCCCTGCTGCTGGTTGAGGAAGCGCTGGGCCGCGGCCCGGACGCTGGACTCGGACCCGCCCACCTTGACGATGGCCACGCCTTCCAGGTCGCACTTGACGCCCTGCTTGGACACCGCGCCCCGGATGCCGACCGGGATCCGACGGCTGGACAGGTCGATGGTGTTGAGCTTCTGCACGATCGGCAGGACGAAGACGCTCGCCCCCATCACGACCTTCTGGCCGGAGGAGTCGGTGGAGATCTCGCCGGTGGCGGAGGTGGTGCTGTTGCCGCGGCGGCCGGTGACCAGGAAGGCCTGGTTCGGGCCGGCCACCTTGATCCGGGACAGTACGAGCAGGACCAGCAGCACGACGAGGACGACGATGCCGCCGATGGCGATCAGGACGGGTGACATGGGAAGGGCCCTTTCTCGGGGTCTTTCTCGGGTGGTGCTCAGGTCTCGTGGTGCTCAGGTCTGCTGGTGTTCAGGTCTCGTGGTGCTCGGTCTTGCGGTGCTCAGGTCCGGTACTGCTCGGGATCCGGTGGTGCTCGGGTCGGTGCGGTGCTGCGGTGCGTCCCGAGTGCCCGGCCGTCGGAGGCCGTCCGGCGCGACCGCCGGACGTGGCGGGGTCGGCCCCGCACTCACGGTGCGACCGAGACCACCTCGACCGACGTGGCCGACGGGGTGCCGATCACGTAGACCGGCGTGCCCGGAGCGAGCGCGTCCTCCGCGCGGGCGTTGTACTTCAGCTGCTGCCCGGCGACCGACAGCCGCACCTCGCCCAGCCCACCGGCCGGGATCGCGCTGATCACGACGCCGAGCGCGCCCATCAGGTGCGAGTCGGACAGCGTCTCGTCGGTGCGCATCCGCATCAGCGCGCCGGCGAACCGGACGACCAGCCAGGCCAGTGGGACGGCGGCGACCAGCCCGATCCCGATGGACCCGGTGATCCGCCAGGCCTCCGGGATGCCGTCCAGCACGGTGGCCGCGATGGCTCCGGCGAAACCGCCGCCGCCGATGAACGCGCAGAGCGCGGGCAACGAGAACGGACCGTCGGCATCCGGGTGCCCGAGGTGCGAGAAGTCGCCGATCACGAGCGCGAGCAGCAGCAGGACGACCCCGGCCGCGCCCACCAGGAGGAGGGTGAGCACGAACGGATCCACACAGGAATTTTATCGTCCGGGCCGCTCCGCCGGGCCGGAACGGGGGAACCGGTGACGACCGGGCAGGATGGTCCGGTGACCAGCACGAGCACCCCGGCAGCGCCCCCGTCCGCCACCTCCGATCCGCTCCCCACCGGCGCGGACATCGCGGCGGCCGCCCGGCGGATCTCCG
Proteins encoded:
- the xylB gene encoding xylulokinase, which gives rise to MSETLVAGIDSSTQSVKVLLVRAEDGVVVDQASAPHPGGTEVHPAAWWAALQEAGRGLLDRAAAIGVGGQQHGMVALDADGEVVRPALLWNDLRSAPQIDTVVEHLGGPQACADTIGSVPPASFTVTKLRWMAEHEPENAARTASVALPHDWLTWKLAGGTEAGADLITDHGEASGTGYYSPAQRAWLPEVAAWALGRDTAPVLPRLVDPGAVALRTPSGQVLSAGTGDNMAAALGLAIADGDVVVSIGTSGTAFCVADAPTAEPTGSVSGFCDATGRYLPLVCTVNASRVLAVVGTLLGVDHDEFARLALAGEPGAGGLTLLPYLDGERTPNRPDATGVLRGLTSGVTRENFARAAVESLLCSLADAVDALDVKPNRVLMIGGGSRNAAVQQLAPSVFGQQVQVLEPGEYVALGAARQAAWALSGAATPPLWAPAPSVAFEGEPQPRVREQYDALRDATVGW
- a CDS encoding methylglyoxal synthase: MTHAPRRIALVAHDNKKVELLTWAEFNLGTLREHELFATGTTGTMLEYELGLPVHRFLSGPLGGDQQIGAKIAEGLIDLLVFFWDPLEPQPHDPDVKALLRLAAVWNVPVASNLATADMIISSPLLAGDYVPARPEHDRPATGKAEFPRAA
- a CDS encoding MFS transporter, with the translated sequence MPPTTRSEQPGSSSLWHLPALRRQIVLALLSFGGFFVTLSSIPLWAVDGGVPEGLAGLATTVMLAATVATQLFVPAMVRRFGQPVVLAAGLIALGAPTPLLLLDRDLWWLLVVSAIRGLGFAVVTVLMPIVATQIAPPGRHGEAIGIYGLAIAIPNLIAIPLSVALTTAGHFAVVAWIGALPLLALPLIRSFPAPAPVTTDPRDPGAGRARVPVGALTGITLVLLVITMIGGGLLAILPVQLPSGSLATVALLLFGLTSAVARWRSGVLADRTGSRPLLVGGLVFAVVALLLMSGGLLLDPGPTRTVMVLVGAAILGVGYGAVQNLSLLVSFVLAGPDRRATASALWNATFDAGTAVGALLIGAVAAGAGLGPVLAGCAALVAATLLPAWRSTPR
- the galE gene encoding UDP-glucose 4-epimerase GalE, with translation MKTLVVGGAGYIGSVVVRLLLAEGHAVTILDDLSTGHSDSVPDGVELVVGDISTAGDVLRGNGFDAVLHFAAKSLVGESVVRPSLYWHTNVIGSRALLDAITEHEVPRLVFSSTAATYGEPDVVPITEDTPTRPTNTYGATKLAVDMMISNECAATPLAAVSLRYFNVAGAAWGAGERHTTETHLIPIALDAADGRRDKLDIYGDDWPTPDGTAVRDYVHVADLARAHVLALTAADPGEHLICNLGNGNGFSVREVVSCVEDVTGLPLPVAAAPRRAGDPARLVASADRAKARLGWEPEHDLRRMVADAWEFTRSR
- a CDS encoding DeoR/GlpR family DNA-binding transcription regulator — its product is MLAQVRQARILDEVRRTGGVRVSDLTVLLGVSDMTVRRDLDALDRKGLLAKVHGGATAVETVTAVEPDFETKSVRELEEKEAIAAHAATLVRPGMAIAITAGTTTWTLARHLAEVPDLTVVTNSLKVAEVLHHHERPDLTVVLTGGLRTPSDGLIGPVAVQAIRSLRVDMVIMGVHGVDEHAGLTTPNLMEAETNRALVESARRLVVVADHTKWGVVGLAQIVPLRSISTFITDDHLEPHAAEVLADQVGEVILLPTPDPPAEHDEGRRA
- a CDS encoding flotillin family protein, whose product is MSPVLIAIGGIVVLVVLLVLLVLSRIKVAGPNQAFLVTGRRGNSTTSATGEISTDSSGQKVVMGASVFVLPIVQKLNTIDLSSRRIPVGIRGAVSKQGVKCDLEGVAIVKVGGSESSVRAAAQRFLNQQQGIDVFTSEVLAGALRSIVGRLTIEEIIRDRAAFASAVAEEAETSLTGQGLVLDTFQLQDIQAEGTYLADLGRPEAARVVKEAAIAEARARQAAEQERLLAEEAIAVANRQLALKQAQISAEIDAAKAESDAAGPLAKAAQDQRVLTEQEKVAERTAALTERQLDTQVRKPADAERYRIEQEAEGRKTATIAQAEANQRATIAKADADRQATIAAAQAAAEQAKLTGEGERSRRSALAEAEAIEGAKKGEAERLRRQAIAEAVESEGAAEASAITARGQAEAGAMDLRAQAFSTYGEAAVLDLLVKVLPEIVEAAGKPLAAVDKMTVISADGAQSLTRSVAGTVAQGIALTNDLTGTDLTALLKAVTDRATAKAGNGTTAAGSTAAAGSGSGNGKGIESVPIDGTTR
- a CDS encoding NfeD family protein, which translates into the protein MDPFVLTLLLVGAAGVVLLLLALVIGDFSHLGHPDADGPFSLPALCAFIGGGGFAGAIAATVLDGIPEAWRITGSIGIGLVAAVPLAWLVVRFAGALMRMRTDETLSDSHLMGALGVVISAIPAGGLGEVRLSVAGQQLKYNARAEDALAPGTPVYVIGTPSATSVEVVSVAP